The Pseudophaeobacter arcticus DSM 23566 genome includes a region encoding these proteins:
- the trmFO gene encoding methylenetetrahydrofolate--tRNA-(uracil(54)-C(5))-methyltransferase (FADH(2)-oxidizing) TrmFO: protein MTETLHIVGGGMAGSEAAWQAANMGVKVVIHEMRPKVETFAHQTGNLGEMVCSNSFRSDDDEQNAVGLLHWEMRAANGVIMATAEEHRLPAGGALAVDREPFAETVTAKLKSHPNIAVSYEEITALPEDGHWIFATGPLTSGNLGQAIQAETGAEALAFFDAIAPIIYADSIDMSQAWMQSRYDKGETEAERTAYLNCPMTKDQYEAFIDALLSADKTEFHEGETAGYFDGCLPIEVMAERGRETLRFGPMKPVGLTNPHQPDVKAHAVVQLRRDNALGTLFNIVGFQTKMKYGAQTEVLRMIPGLEEANFARLGGIHRNTFLNSPTLLDAQMRLKSKPHLRFAGQITGVEGYVESAAMGLLAGRMAAAEILGLELPEVPQDSAMGALIHHITGGAEAKTFQPMNVNFGLFQPVEGLKGGRRGRKDRYKAYTDRAKAAWTTWLENFA, encoded by the coding sequence ATGACAGAGACATTACATATCGTGGGCGGCGGCATGGCCGGGTCCGAGGCAGCCTGGCAGGCTGCGAACATGGGCGTCAAAGTGGTGATCCACGAGATGCGGCCCAAAGTGGAAACCTTTGCCCATCAGACCGGCAATCTGGGCGAAATGGTCTGCTCCAATTCCTTCCGCTCGGATGACGATGAGCAAAACGCCGTGGGCCTGCTGCATTGGGAAATGCGCGCCGCAAATGGCGTGATCATGGCCACAGCCGAGGAACACCGCCTGCCCGCCGGTGGTGCATTGGCGGTTGATCGCGAACCCTTTGCCGAAACGGTGACAGCCAAGCTGAAATCCCATCCCAATATCGCGGTCTCCTACGAGGAAATCACCGCCCTGCCCGAGGACGGCCACTGGATCTTTGCCACCGGGCCTTTGACCTCCGGCAACCTTGGCCAGGCCATCCAGGCCGAAACCGGCGCCGAGGCCCTTGCTTTCTTTGATGCCATCGCGCCAATCATCTATGCAGACAGCATTGATATGTCACAGGCCTGGATGCAGTCCCGCTATGACAAGGGCGAGACAGAGGCAGAGCGCACCGCCTATCTCAACTGCCCGATGACCAAAGACCAATATGAGGCCTTTATCGACGCGCTGCTCTCCGCTGATAAGACCGAATTCCACGAGGGTGAAACCGCCGGCTATTTTGATGGCTGCCTGCCGATCGAGGTCATGGCGGAGCGCGGCCGCGAGACCCTGCGCTTTGGCCCGATGAAACCCGTTGGCCTGACCAATCCACATCAGCCGGATGTCAAAGCCCATGCCGTGGTACAGCTGCGCCGCGACAACGCGCTTGGCACCCTGTTCAATATCGTCGGCTTCCAGACCAAGATGAAATATGGCGCCCAAACCGAGGTGCTGCGGATGATTCCCGGTCTGGAAGAAGCCAATTTTGCCCGGCTTGGCGGCATCCACCGCAATACCTTCCTCAACTCTCCGACCCTGCTCGATGCCCAGATGCGGCTGAAATCCAAACCCCACCTGCGCTTTGCCGGCCAGATCACCGGGGTCGAGGGCTATGTGGAAAGTGCGGCCATGGGTCTGCTGGCCGGTCGCATGGCCGCCGCCGAGATCCTCGGCCTTGAGCTGCCAGAAGTACCACAAGACAGTGCCATGGGCGCGCTGATCCATCACATCACCGGCGGTGCCGAGGCCAAGACCTTTCAGCCGATGAATGTGAACTTTGGCCTGTTCCAACCGGTCGAGGGCCTGAAAGGGGGGCGCCGTGGTCGCAAGGACCGCTACAAGGCCTATACGGATCGCGCCAAAGCGGCCTGGACCACCTGGCTGGAAAACTTCGCCTGA
- a CDS encoding enoyl-CoA hydratase, with product MAILERHDKNAVAHLQMNAPERLNALSDEMLAALQAQIDALKDDTSIKAVILSGIGKAFCAGHDIRQMTAGRAAEDKGQSYFEGLFARCTSVMLGLQNLPQPVIAQVHGIATAAGCQLVASCDLAVATDDCRFGVNGVNIGLFCSTPMVALSRNIPRKHAFELLTTGEFMSAPRAAELGLINRAVPAEQLEAETRALADKIAAKLGAAVKVGKEAYYQQLQMPIEEAYAYTSKVIVTNLMQPDTIEGMQAFIEKRSPDWK from the coding sequence ATGGCAATTCTGGAACGTCACGACAAAAATGCAGTGGCCCATTTACAGATGAATGCACCCGAGCGCCTGAATGCGCTTTCGGATGAAATGCTGGCGGCGCTGCAGGCGCAGATTGATGCCCTGAAAGACGACACCAGCATCAAGGCCGTGATCCTGTCTGGTATCGGCAAAGCCTTTTGTGCCGGCCATGATATTCGCCAGATGACCGCTGGGCGCGCAGCAGAGGACAAGGGACAGTCCTATTTTGAGGGGCTTTTTGCCCGCTGCACCTCGGTGATGCTGGGGCTGCAAAACCTGCCGCAGCCGGTCATCGCCCAGGTCCATGGCATTGCCACAGCAGCGGGCTGCCAACTGGTTGCCTCCTGTGATCTGGCGGTTGCAACTGACGATTGCCGCTTTGGCGTCAATGGCGTCAACATCGGGTTGTTTTGTTCTACCCCCATGGTCGCCCTATCCCGCAATATCCCCCGTAAACACGCCTTTGAACTGCTCACCACCGGCGAATTCATGTCAGCCCCCCGCGCTGCTGAGCTGGGGCTGATCAACCGCGCCGTCCCAGCCGAGCAGCTGGAGGCCGAGACCCGTGCCCTGGCGGATAAGATCGCCGCAAAACTTGGCGCCGCCGTCAAAGTCGGCAAAGAGGCCTACTACCAACAACTGCAGATGCCGATTGAAGAGGCCTACGCCTATACCAGCAAGGTCATTGTCACCAATCTGATGCAACCCGATACCATTGAGGGCATGCAGGCCTTTATCGAAAAACGCAGCCCCGATTGGAAATAG
- a CDS encoding PaaI family thioesterase translates to MGLAFEARELEAYMAEIFPQVADDFAIDALSWEGITMRLKVAERHLRPGGTVSGPSMFALADVTVYALVLSRLGRKALAVTTNCSLDFMRKPEAGLDIIAKGQLLKLGRSLAVGDVHMFSAGSDKMVARSTMTYSIPPER, encoded by the coding sequence ATGGGTTTGGCATTTGAGGCGAGAGAGTTGGAAGCCTATATGGCAGAGATCTTTCCGCAGGTCGCAGATGATTTTGCGATCGACGCACTGTCCTGGGAGGGGATTACCATGCGGCTGAAAGTGGCAGAACGCCATCTGCGCCCTGGTGGCACGGTGTCTGGCCCGTCGATGTTTGCGCTGGCCGATGTCACTGTCTATGCGCTGGTGCTGTCGCGTCTGGGCCGCAAGGCGCTGGCGGTGACCACCAATTGCTCGCTTGATTTTATGCGCAAGCCCGAGGCGGGGCTAGATATTATTGCCAAAGGCCAGTTGCTGAAACTGGGGCGCAGCCTGGCGGTAGGGGATGTTCATATGTTCTCTGCAGGATCGGATAAGATGGTGGCGCGGTCCACCATGACCTATTCGATCCCACCAGAGCGCTGA
- the asd gene encoding archaetidylserine decarboxylase (Phosphatidylserine decarboxylase is synthesized as a single chain precursor. Generation of the pyruvoyl active site from a Ser is coupled to cleavage of a Gly-Ser bond between the larger (beta) and smaller (alpha chains). It is an integral membrane protein.): MQNTPIQVVDRDSGRVFDEVILGEKWIRWAYQDASSSLIERLLFRSSLISRLFGLWYDSPLSRGKIASVIEELSIDMEEAVRPAQAYSSFNDFFARHLKPEARPYSDDPREIVAPADGRVLVFPKLDKDVFVPVKGHPMSITSMLPGLSEQFLGGALAIVRLCPADYHRYHFPASGQIETTQEIAGALHSVNPIALGAGPDVFGENKRCNTLIKNDKIDTYCFSEIGAFGVGSIINTLASGPVNKMQEKGYFKFGGSTVVVVFQPGRVSFSPDLVENSAKGRETLVKVGQPLATAIL; the protein is encoded by the coding sequence ATGCAGAACACCCCAATTCAAGTGGTCGACCGGGACAGCGGCAGGGTATTTGACGAAGTCATCCTGGGCGAAAAATGGATCCGCTGGGCCTATCAGGATGCCAGTTCCAGCCTGATAGAGCGCCTGTTGTTTCGCAGCTCCCTAATAAGCCGCTTGTTTGGTCTGTGGTATGACAGCCCGCTGTCGCGCGGCAAAATCGCCTCGGTCATTGAAGAGCTCTCCATCGACATGGAGGAAGCGGTGCGACCCGCGCAGGCCTACAGCTCGTTCAACGATTTCTTTGCCCGCCACCTCAAGCCCGAAGCGCGCCCCTATTCCGATGACCCGCGCGAGATTGTCGCCCCGGCGGATGGACGGGTTCTGGTCTTTCCCAAACTGGACAAAGATGTCTTTGTCCCGGTCAAAGGCCATCCGATGTCGATCACATCAATGCTGCCAGGTCTGTCAGAGCAGTTTCTGGGCGGGGCGCTGGCCATCGTGCGTCTCTGCCCTGCGGACTACCACCGCTATCATTTCCCCGCCTCTGGCCAGATTGAAACCACCCAAGAGATTGCCGGAGCGCTGCATTCGGTAAACCCTATTGCCCTGGGCGCTGGCCCGGATGTTTTTGGGGAAAACAAGCGCTGCAACACCTTGATAAAAAACGATAAGATTGACACCTATTGCTTTAGCGAAATTGGCGCCTTTGGGGTGGGATCAATCATCAACACCCTGGCCTCCGGCCCCGTCAACAAGATGCAGGAAAAGGGCTATTTCAAGTTCGGTGGCTCCACTGTTGTGGTGGTCTTTCAGCCCGGCCGGGTCAGCTTTAGCCCTGATCTGGTAGAAAACAGCGCCAAAGGCCGGGAAACCCTGGTCAAGGTTGGCCAGCCGCTGGCAACTGCGATCCTGTAA
- a CDS encoding transporter substrate-binding domain-containing protein, translating to MTSRRTLLKTTLAAGFALAASFTTASFAMAEELDKIKEDGVIRIAMSGAYPPFNFVNDSNEVVGFDPAVGAEIAKRMGVEVEIVTTAWDGIIGGLLANKYDAIVGSMSITEERQQVVDFVGPYYTTKRAIFAKPGGISSAAELGDAKVGLTLGETHEAWAREMGYDVRTYKGLPELLLELEHGRVDVIVNDSIAAILAMKETGQDYVMITDFETEEFGAGIAIRKGNPELAAAMQGALDAMMEDGTYLEIANKWVGGDIR from the coding sequence ATGACATCGCGTAGAACGCTTTTAAAAACCACATTGGCTGCAGGTTTTGCCCTGGCTGCCAGCTTCACCACTGCCAGCTTTGCAATGGCAGAAGAGCTTGATAAAATTAAGGAAGACGGAGTAATCCGCATCGCCATGAGCGGCGCTTACCCTCCCTTTAACTTTGTCAACGACAGCAACGAGGTTGTCGGTTTTGATCCGGCCGTTGGTGCCGAGATCGCCAAACGCATGGGAGTCGAAGTTGAAATCGTCACCACCGCCTGGGACGGCATCATCGGCGGTTTGCTGGCCAATAAATATGACGCCATCGTCGGATCCATGTCGATCACCGAGGAACGTCAGCAAGTGGTTGATTTTGTTGGCCCCTATTACACCACCAAACGCGCTATCTTTGCCAAGCCGGGGGGCATCAGCTCGGCTGCTGAACTGGGCGACGCCAAGGTTGGCCTGACGCTGGGCGAAACCCATGAGGCCTGGGCCCGCGAAATGGGCTATGACGTGCGCACCTACAAGGGCCTGCCCGAGCTGCTGCTTGAGCTGGAACATGGCCGTGTTGACGTCATCGTCAATGACTCGATTGCTGCCATCCTGGCGATGAAGGAAACTGGTCAGGACTATGTCATGATCACAGATTTTGAGACCGAAGAATTTGGCGCCGGTATCGCCATCCGCAAGGGCAACCCAGAGCTGGCCGCCGCCATGCAGGGCGCGCTGGATGCGATGATGGAAGATGGCACCTATCTTGAAATCGCCAATAAATGGGTTGGCGGCGACATTCGCTAA
- a CDS encoding amino acid ABC transporter permease: MDYALMQRVFPFFLEAAWITILLSVLTALLGVTCAMLGTAARLSRFPVLRFFGAAYVSVFRGTPALIQLFILYFGGPQIGIQLDAFEAGVIGLGVNVGAYMTETMRGAIISVDKGQGEAARTLGMSKWQAMRNVILPQAMRLMIRPLGVNLNTLIKSTALVAAISVVELTYTAQRYIGSTYKPFEMFLIAGLLYMIIIYVVGLAVTWADRKARLN; the protein is encoded by the coding sequence GTGGACTATGCCTTGATGCAACGGGTCTTTCCCTTCTTTCTGGAGGCGGCCTGGATAACCATACTGCTGTCGGTGCTGACCGCCCTGTTGGGGGTGACCTGCGCCATGCTTGGCACTGCGGCCCGGCTGTCGCGGTTCCCGGTGCTTCGGTTTTTTGGGGCTGCTTATGTCAGCGTGTTTCGCGGTACTCCGGCGCTGATCCAACTGTTTATCCTCTATTTTGGCGGTCCGCAGATCGGTATCCAGCTGGATGCTTTTGAGGCCGGTGTTATTGGTTTGGGGGTCAATGTCGGCGCCTATATGACCGAGACCATGCGTGGCGCCATTATCTCGGTTGACAAAGGCCAGGGCGAGGCCGCCCGGACCCTGGGCATGAGCAAATGGCAGGCGATGCGCAATGTGATCCTGCCGCAGGCCATGCGCCTGATGATCCGCCCGCTGGGGGTGAATCTCAACACGCTGATCAAAAGCACCGCGCTGGTCGCCGCGATTTCGGTGGTTGAGCTGACCTATACAGCGCAGCGCTACATTGGCTCTACCTACAAACCCTTCGAGATGTTCCTGATTGCAGGCCTTTTGTACATGATCATCATCTATGTTGTCGGGCTGGCCGTGACCTGGGCCGACCGCAAAGCCCGCCTGAATTGA
- a CDS encoding amino acid ABC transporter permease, translated as MGLDFSVIPKYLDIVLLGALWTIAITVGAAVVSFFGGIFLAVVALYAPAVVRWPFRVFSFLFLGTPLLLQLFLIYFGLVQVGVDVPAFVAGVIGLGLHFAVYNSELFQTSILAVDKGQVEAARTLGLSRMQALRKVVVPQAVRDVIPPIGNNMIALLKDSALVSVIGVSELTLSAQRAIGSTYRPFEFYVLVAAIYYIINLGMEAVLRRVERRIQASK; from the coding sequence ATGGGACTCGATTTTAGCGTCATTCCAAAATACCTCGACATCGTCCTCCTGGGGGCGCTCTGGACCATTGCCATTACCGTGGGGGCTGCGGTTGTCAGCTTTTTCGGCGGCATTTTTCTGGCTGTGGTCGCGCTCTATGCCCCTGCAGTGGTGCGTTGGCCCTTTCGGGTCTTTTCCTTCCTGTTTCTGGGCACGCCGCTGTTGTTGCAGTTGTTCCTGATCTACTTTGGCCTGGTGCAGGTTGGCGTAGACGTACCGGCCTTTGTTGCCGGGGTGATTGGCCTGGGGCTGCATTTTGCCGTCTATAACTCGGAACTGTTTCAAACCAGCATTCTGGCCGTCGACAAAGGCCAGGTCGAGGCCGCCCGCACCCTGGGCCTGTCGCGGATGCAGGCGCTGCGCAAGGTGGTGGTGCCGCAGGCCGTGCGCGACGTGATCCCGCCGATTGGCAACAATATGATCGCGCTTTTGAAGGATTCCGCCCTGGTCTCGGTGATTGGTGTCTCTGAGCTGACCCTGTCTGCGCAACGCGCCATTGGCAGCACCTATCGGCCCTTTGAATTCTACGTCCTGGTGGCGGCAATCTACTATATTATCAACCTCGGCATGGAGGCCGTCTTGCGCCGCGTGGAACGCCGCATTCAGGCCTCGAAATGA
- a CDS encoding amino acid ABC transporter ATP-binding protein yields MSEQKPFIDIRHAKKNFGTLEVLKDINLQVERGQIVAIIGPSGSGKSTLLRAINDLDPLTGGEIWLEDKQINMDLPHRQYERHINEVRQEIGMVFQHFNLFPHLKVRENVTLAPKMLKGLSEAEANALAEEQLTKVGMIERIDYYPSQLSGGQKQRVAIARALAMKPKVMLFDEATSALDPELVEEVNLVMKQLAEEHMTMIIVTHEMGFAESVCDRVLFMDQGVVVEEGPPEVIFRNPKSARTQNFLRKHLAGQNA; encoded by the coding sequence ATGAGCGAGCAGAAACCTTTCATCGATATCCGTCACGCCAAAAAGAACTTTGGCACATTGGAAGTTTTGAAAGATATCAACCTGCAGGTGGAGCGGGGGCAGATCGTTGCCATTATCGGCCCGTCGGGCTCTGGCAAAAGCACCCTGCTGCGGGCGATCAATGACCTGGATCCGCTGACCGGCGGTGAGATTTGGCTGGAGGACAAGCAGATCAATATGGATCTGCCCCATCGTCAATATGAACGTCATATCAATGAGGTGCGCCAGGAAATTGGCATGGTTTTCCAGCACTTCAACCTGTTTCCGCATCTGAAAGTGCGCGAAAACGTGACCCTGGCGCCAAAGATGCTCAAAGGTCTGTCCGAGGCAGAGGCAAACGCCCTGGCGGAGGAGCAGCTGACCAAGGTCGGCATGATTGAACGGATCGACTACTACCCCTCGCAGCTTTCGGGTGGACAGAAACAGCGGGTGGCAATTGCGCGGGCTTTGGCGATGAAGCCCAAGGTGATGCTGTTTGACGAGGCGACATCGGCGCTGGACCCAGAGCTGGTCGAAGAGGTGAACCTGGTGATGAAACAGCTCGCCGAAGAGCACATGACCATGATCATTGTCACCCATGAGATGGGCTTTGCCGAAAGCGTTTGTGATCGGGTTTTGTTTATGGATCAGGGGGTTGTAGTTGAAGAAGGCCCACCAGAGGTGATCTTTCGCAATCCCAAGAGCGCGCGCACACAGAATTTCCTGCGCAAACATCTGGCTGGCCAGAACGCCTAG
- a CDS encoding LysR family transcriptional regulator, whose product MREDDPHYQPERIARELDWNLLRTFVVLAESHSVTDAASQLRLKQPSVSTALKRLEDRVGRKLINRSPGHYALTEAGRLLYREAVEINGSVLRLSTLMREMTDDVRGHVRIAMASHVVSPLINQALTGFHRDHPLATLKIEVLSSSKAIAEVAAKRASFAICLVGDHHPNLEYRRVFREYFGLFCGPPHPLFGRDDLTIADLEGHSSVSFETDRLQDVLKPITVMRAQAALGQKITGVSSHLEEVRRMIFSGLGVGPLPIHVAERDVQDGQLWQVPPYKDLPAIDVYLVWSENATKNRAEQILIDRLIAEIDKTPIEQRSYR is encoded by the coding sequence ATGCGCGAAGATGACCCTCACTACCAACCGGAACGGATCGCCCGCGAGCTGGACTGGAACCTGTTGCGCACCTTTGTTGTTCTGGCTGAAAGCCACTCTGTCACCGATGCCGCAAGCCAGCTACGGCTCAAACAACCCTCTGTTTCTACGGCGTTAAAACGGTTGGAGGACCGGGTTGGCCGCAAGCTGATAAACCGCTCTCCCGGCCATTATGCGCTGACGGAAGCGGGGCGATTGCTGTACCGTGAGGCGGTGGAGATCAATGGTTCGGTGCTGCGGTTGTCGACCCTGATGCGCGAAATGACCGATGATGTCCGCGGCCATGTCCGGATTGCCATGGCCAGCCATGTGGTGAGCCCATTGATCAACCAGGCTCTCACAGGATTTCACCGCGACCACCCGCTGGCCACGCTCAAGATCGAGGTGCTGTCCAGCTCCAAGGCCATTGCCGAGGTCGCCGCAAAACGCGCCTCCTTTGCCATCTGCCTGGTTGGGGATCACCATCCGAATCTGGAATACCGGCGGGTCTTTCGCGAATATTTTGGTCTGTTCTGCGGCCCGCCGCATCCGCTGTTTGGCCGCGACGATCTGACCATCGCGGACCTGGAGGGGCATTCTTCGGTCAGTTTTGAGACCGACCGGCTACAGGATGTTTTGAAACCCATCACGGTGATGCGGGCGCAGGCCGCCCTGGGGCAGAAAATCACCGGCGTCTCAAGCCATCTGGAAGAGGTGCGCCGGATGATCTTTTCGGGCCTAGGCGTTGGCCCGCTGCCCATTCACGTGGCCGAACGCGATGTGCAGGACGGACAACTGTGGCAGGTGCCCCCCTACAAGGATCTGCCCGCCATCGACGTCTATCTGGTCTGGAGCGAAAACGCGACCAAGAACCGCGCCGAACAGATCCTGATTGATCGGCTGATTGCTGAAATCGACAAGACCCCGATTGAACAGCGTAGTTATCGCTAG
- a CDS encoding aminotransferase family protein, translated as MSNLFYQAQGRRPVLDQARGVYMWDKDGKRYLDGSSGAMVCNIGHSNQEVLTAMRRQMEKSTFGYRLHFETEASEQLAQKLAGLMPGDLNRVFFVSGGSEAVESATKLARQYALASDQGSRWKVISRAPSYHGCTLGALALTGYRPLTAPFAPMMQDMPKIPAPRAYLDGLNPEDPTTGHHYADMLEAKIIAEGPETVLAFIIEPVGGASTGALVPPEGYMERIREICTRYGILLIMDEVMTGAGRTGSFLGSDHWQAQPDIVVMSKGLGAGYMPLGAVIADERLVEPILAQGGFAHGFTYAGNPLACAAGLAVVNTIEISGLCANAAKMGESLLARLNGLMQKHELIGDVRGKGLLTAFEFMADRDSKAPLPARLNAHQRFVDLAYAKGLIVYSRRTRDGTEGDHILVCPPLIVNAEHIDEIIEGLDASLVQFSQDIHSELKAG; from the coding sequence ATGAGCAATCTATTTTATCAGGCGCAGGGGCGCAGGCCGGTTCTGGATCAGGCGCGCGGCGTTTATATGTGGGACAAGGATGGCAAGCGCTATCTGGATGGTTCGTCGGGGGCGATGGTCTGCAATATCGGCCACTCCAACCAGGAGGTGCTGACCGCGATGCGCCGCCAGATGGAAAAGTCCACCTTTGGCTATCGGCTGCATTTTGAGACCGAAGCCTCCGAACAATTGGCGCAGAAGCTTGCCGGGTTGATGCCGGGCGATCTGAACCGGGTGTTCTTTGTGTCTGGCGGCTCTGAAGCGGTGGAAAGCGCCACCAAGCTGGCCCGGCAATATGCCTTGGCCAGTGATCAGGGCAGCCGCTGGAAAGTCATCTCGCGTGCGCCCAGCTATCATGGCTGCACATTGGGTGCCCTGGCCCTGACCGGTTATCGCCCGCTGACCGCACCCTTTGCGCCAATGATGCAGGACATGCCGAAAATCCCCGCGCCCCGGGCCTATCTGGACGGGCTCAACCCCGAGGATCCGACCACCGGCCACCACTATGCCGATATGCTGGAGGCAAAGATCATTGCCGAAGGCCCCGAAACTGTTCTTGCGTTTATCATCGAACCTGTCGGTGGCGCCTCCACTGGCGCGCTGGTGCCGCCCGAGGGCTATATGGAGCGGATCCGTGAGATCTGCACCCGCTATGGCATCTTGTTGATCATGGATGAGGTGATGACCGGGGCCGGCCGTACCGGCAGCTTTCTCGGCTCGGATCACTGGCAGGCGCAGCCCGACATTGTGGTGATGTCCAAGGGGCTGGGCGCGGGCTATATGCCCCTGGGGGCGGTGATTGCCGATGAGCGCCTGGTTGAGCCGATACTGGCGCAGGGCGGCTTTGCTCATGGTTTTACCTATGCTGGCAACCCGCTGGCCTGCGCCGCCGGGCTGGCGGTGGTGAATACCATCGAAATAAGCGGGCTTTGTGCCAATGCCGCCAAAATGGGCGAGAGCCTGTTGGCACGGCTCAATGGATTGATGCAAAAGCATGAATTGATTGGCGATGTGCGCGGCAAGGGGCTGCTGACGGCCTTTGAATTTATGGCCGACCGGGACAGCAAGGCGCCGCTCCCGGCTAGGCTGAATGCCCATCAGCGCTTTGTCGATCTGGCCTATGCAAAGGGGCTGATTGTCTATTCGCGACGCACGCGCGATGGCACCGAGGGGGATCACATCCTGGTTTGCCCACCGCTGATCGTGAACGCGGAGCATATCGACGAAATCATCGAGGGTCTTGATGCCAGCCTGGTTCAGTTCAGCCAGGACATCCATTCCGAACTAAAGGCAGGCTGA
- a CDS encoding BKACE family enzyme, producing the protein MRKILITCAVTGSIHTPSMSPYLPVTPAEISDQAQGAAAAGAAILHLHARNPVTGQPSARAEDFMSFLPQLKQSCDAVLNLSTGGSAVMTLDDRLAAPKRVEPEMCSLNMGSMNFALYPAAARISDWKHDWEQPFLENSDDLVFKNTPRDIARILTELGVERGARFEFECYDVGHLYMLKHFVDRGLVRKPLFIQFVFGVLGGMGTDPENLMHMKVIADKLFGDDYMFSVLAAGRQQMPLITMAAAMGGHVRVGLEDSLMISRGVLAKDNAEQVRKIRRIVEDLGREVASPDEARDMLGLKGADRTAI; encoded by the coding sequence ATGCGCAAAATTCTGATTACCTGTGCCGTCACCGGCTCTATCCATACGCCGTCGATGTCGCCCTATCTGCCTGTGACGCCTGCGGAAATATCTGATCAGGCGCAGGGCGCAGCCGCGGCAGGTGCAGCGATCCTGCATCTTCATGCGCGCAATCCCGTGACCGGCCAGCCTTCGGCCCGCGCAGAGGATTTTATGAGTTTCCTGCCGCAATTGAAACAATCCTGTGATGCGGTGTTGAACCTTTCAACCGGGGGCAGCGCGGTGATGACCCTGGATGACCGCCTGGCCGCCCCCAAACGGGTCGAACCGGAGATGTGCAGCCTCAATATGGGCAGCATGAACTTTGCGCTCTATCCGGCGGCGGCGCGGATTTCCGACTGGAAACACGACTGGGAACAGCCATTTCTGGAGAACTCGGATGATCTGGTGTTCAAGAACACCCCGCGCGACATTGCCCGTATCCTGACCGAGCTGGGGGTCGAGCGGGGCGCCCGGTTTGAGTTTGAATGTTACGACGTTGGGCATCTTTATATGCTCAAACATTTTGTCGATCGCGGATTGGTGCGAAAGCCCCTGTTCATTCAGTTTGTCTTTGGGGTGTTGGGCGGCATGGGGACGGATCCGGAAAACCTGATGCATATGAAGGTGATCGCGGACAAGCTGTTTGGCGATGATTACATGTTTTCGGTGCTGGCAGCGGGGCGTCAGCAGATGCCGCTAATCACCATGGCCGCCGCCATGGGCGGGCATGTGCGGGTTGGGCTGGAGGACAGTCTGATGATCTCGCGCGGGGTTCTGGCCAAGGATAACGCCGAACAGGTGCGCAAAATTCGCCGCATCGTCGAAGACCTTGGCCGTGAGGTGGCAAGCCCAGATGAGGCCCGCGATATGCTGGGCCTCAAAGGCGCTGACCGCACCGCGATTTAA